From the genome of bacterium:
CCTTCAAATCCTGCGAGGGTCTTGAAGAAGCCGTTTGCACCACTCTCATCAATCGCGCTGACAGCGCCATCGCGGTCAAGGAAATCGCTCAACAGGTGTTCCAGCGAACCGCCCACGGAATGCGCGCCGTCAATCCACTCACCAATGTGAACTCCGATTTCAATACGGTGTACGTGGAGACTCGCACCACCATGGCGGCCATGAACCGCAACTTCCAGCGGGGTTCGCTGGTCGGCGCCTCCGTCGTCAACTTCGTGGTGCCGGAAGATGAAGCCTTCTTCATTGACAGCCAGCGATCTCTGGAAATCGCCCGTGTGATCGCCGAACTGCGCGTCGCTCAACCGGAGACGCCGTCCGACGCACCACGGACGGGCGGCTTGGTTTCTCTGCCGCTGGGACCGGCGAGGCTCACGCGCGAGGTGAGCGAGCCATGAACGTCGCGATCATCGTCGCGGCGCGAATGGATTCAAAGCGGCTTCCCGGCAAAGCGCTCCTGCCGTTTCATGGTGTGCCGATGATCGTGTTTCTGCTCCGCCGTCTGCGTTCGTCGCGGCGGGCAACCGATATTGTATTGGCGACCACTTCTCGACCACAGGATGACGTGTTGGAAAAATGGGCTGAGCGCGAAGGAATCGCCGTTTTCCGGGGAGCGGAAAACGATCTCGTCGCCCGCTACGCTGCCGCCGCCGAGCAATTCGCCGCCGATTACGTAGTACGCGTCACCGGCGATTGCCCGTTCGTGGACGGCGCGCTGGTGGACGAATGTCTCGAACAAAGCCTGAAATACACTCCCTTTGATTTGGCCACGACCAAAGGGTGTTTCCCGGTCGGACTCGACTGTGAAATCTATCCCGCCCGCGTGATGGTCGCGCTCAATCGGCGGAGGGATCTGACGCCCGAGCACCGCGAACACCTTACTCTCCATTTGTACGAACACAGTGATGATTTCAAGATTCTACGCCTTCGCCCGCCGCTGTCCCTGTCGGGAGTGAATGCCACCTTCACGGTAGACACGATGGATGACTACCATCGCGCGATGATTCTGCTAAAAAGTCACACGCTCGAAAACACGTGCATGGAAGAAATCAACTCGTAGGATGAGAACAAACTACTCGAAATCCACTGCCGATGTTCGCGCGGAAGTGGCTCACAGTCTCACGGATGGCCAGGCAAGATTTCGGCGTCAGCAACGAGCCGCCGATCTTCTCCGCGACGCCTCACCTCGAACTCATTGCTTGCTGTGCGGAGCGGAACTCCATGAAGCGGATTCTCTTCAGCACCGCGGTCTCTTGTTCCGCTTGTGCAAGGTTTGTGGTCATCTGCAATCCGCGACCAAACCGCCGGATGGATTTCCCCTCGATATCCCAAGTAACGGTTTCGAGTTCAACGAATGCTACCCGGAACTGAGTGAGAAAGAGTATCTGTCGCGTCGCAACCGCATCTATCGTCCCAAGCTCGAGTGGATGCTTTCCTGCGCCCGTGAAATTGGTCTCTCAGCGGATCAGCTTCTCGCGCGCCGCTGGTTGGAACTTGGATGTGGTGCCGGATATTTCCTAAGCGCACTTCACGACGCGGGCGCGCGTGATATCGCCGGTGTTGAAGCGGATTCAGTTCTTGCCGAGCGCGCCAATCGTCATTTCCCGCAACCTTTGGTGACGCACTCGAAGGAATCCTTGCCGGCGTTGATACGCTCTTCCTCCGCCGAGGTCCTTGCCGCAATATTCGTCCTGGAACACGTGGAAGATGCCGCCGAGGTTTATCGCGCGTTTGCGGAAAAACCGGCCGGAACGATTCTCCTTCTGGCCGTTCCCGTATTCGGATTCTCCACCCTGCTCGACAATGTCTTTTCCGACCAATGCGCGCGAATGCTGGACGGCGCCGTTCACACCCAGCTTTACACGGATCGCTCCATCGAATGGGCGCTGAGTCGAGCGAACTATTCCAAAGCCGCCGAGTGGATTTTCGGTGCCGATGCCATTGCGTTACAGATGGCCATCGAGAGCCGGCTTGAGGGACGTGTGCCCAAGCGGCTCTTGAATGCGGTCAGCGAGTCCCTCAAGGACCCGCTCGAGGTCTTTCAACAATCGCTTGATCGTGTTCGTCTGGCCGACGAACGTCACCTTCTGGCCGTCAAACGATAACGCATACCGAATTGTGAAGTGAGTTTCTCATGAATGACGTCATCGCAATCTGCTCCTCGAAAAGTCAATTTCGGAATTCGGATGTCGAATCGCAGGTGCGCGAGCAAACCTTGGGGCGGCTTGAAAAACTGAATGAACAGGCGGGTGACTCGCCCTTTGAGCATGCCCTGACGGCGATCAGCCTGTTTGACTTTCTTGATCTGCTGCGTGCATGGAGCTTCCCCTCCGATTGGCAGGATCGTTTCGAGCGGCATATGAATCGTCTGCTGTGGCTTCATGATACCCAACGGGAATTGTTCGATTTCAGTAGAAATTCAT
Proteins encoded in this window:
- a CDS encoding NTP transferase domain-containing protein translates to MNVAIIVAARMDSKRLPGKALLPFHGVPMIVFLLRRLRSSRRATDIVLATTSRPQDDVLEKWAEREGIAVFRGAENDLVARYAAAAEQFAADYVVRVTGDCPFVDGALVDECLEQSLKYTPFDLATTKGCFPVGLDCEIYPARVMVALNRRRDLTPEHREHLTLHLYEHSDDFKILRLRPPLSLSGVNATFTVDTMDDYHRAMILLKSHTLENTCMEEINS
- a CDS encoding class I SAM-dependent methyltransferase is translated as MRTNYSKSTADVRAEVAHSLTDGQARFRRQQRAADLLRDASPRTHCLLCGAELHEADSLQHRGLLFRLCKVCGHLQSATKPPDGFPLDIPSNGFEFNECYPELSEKEYLSRRNRIYRPKLEWMLSCAREIGLSADQLLARRWLELGCGAGYFLSALHDAGARDIAGVEADSVLAERANRHFPQPLVTHSKESLPALIRSSSAEVLAAIFVLEHVEDAAEVYRAFAEKPAGTILLLAVPVFGFSTLLDNVFSDQCARMLDGAVHTQLYTDRSIEWALSRANYSKAAEWIFGADAIALQMAIESRLEGRVPKRLLNAVSESLKDPLEVFQQSLDRVRLADERHLLAVKR